A genomic region of Lycorma delicatula isolate Av1 chromosome 4, ASM4794821v1, whole genome shotgun sequence contains the following coding sequences:
- the LOC142324136 gene encoding putative phospholipase B-like lamina ancestor isoform X3, producing MLKVVGASWTQTRFSTFLIAAVAGLGLVTILFGEIPRDVYDGRYAATVFWNEKSGFRIEFWGQGNDPNAIRRGVARAYYRPDMLTTGWAVLEIETQSNYPDWVQTHAAGLLEGSLSWQLIYWHWQNTIESTCEGRDDFCDEVTSFLENNTAIIRDKANELASIDPFWHQIKLFYSQLDGLEVGWRHAVKRSRQEDNVDIPHTDFLWLNIMSDFKDLEMKMNSSKELNHKPPLSFALLKLLPDKLGQFVMTHATAGRYSSMLRVQKRYKFGLHEFEDPDASLVTGQVMVFTSYPGSLHSQDDFYQITGSSSALVVAGTYLKNYNSYLWQLFDSMEEVLVGPRVLAANRLAKTPEKWAEYVSINSSGTGNKQWLIVQHNHKTTKNVSLWVVEQLPGLTHAKDVSSDLEEAGYWTSYGSPIFEDIIDLGGYRHQDLEDFTAARLLLQQGQENNFQS from the exons ATGCTCAAGGTGGTTGGTGCTTCATGGACGCAAACAAGATTCAGTACTTTTTTGATAGCAGCTGTCGCTGGACTTGGATTAGTTACCATATTGTTCGGAGAAATACCAAG GGATGTTTATGATGGAAGATATGCAGCAACAGTTTTCTGGAATGAAAAATCTGGTTTTAGAATTGAATTCTGGGGTCAAGGGAATGATCCTAATGCAATTAGAAGAGGAGTGGCACGAGCTTACTATCGCCCTGATATGCTGACTACAgg atgGGCTGTTTTGGAAATAGAAACGCAATCAAATTATCCTGACTGGGTTCAAACTCATGCAGCTGGTCTACTTGAGGGAAGTCTTTCATGGCAGCTTATTTACTGGCACTGGCAAAATACTATAGAAAGTACTTGTGAAGGTCGTGATGATTTTTGTGATGAAGTTACatcatttcttgaaaataatacaGCTATTATTAGAGACAAGGCGAATGAATTAGCTTCAATTGATCCTTTCTGGCatcag attaaattattttattcacaattgGACGGTCTTGAAGTTGGATGGCGACATGCCGTTAAAAGAAGCCGTCAAGAAGACAATGTTGATATTCCTCATACTGATTTTTT GTGGTTAAATATAATGAGTGATTtcaaagatttagaaatgaaaatgaattcatctaaagaattaaatcataaacCACCACTGTCATTCGCTTTATTGAAATTATTGCCTGATAAGCTAGGCCAATTTGTTATGACTCATGCTACTGCTGGAcg CTACAGCTCAATGTTAAGAGtacaaaaaagatataaatttggtCTTCATGAATTTGAAGATCCTGATGCGTCTTTAGTAACTGGTCAAGTAATGGTTTTCACATCATATCCTGGATCACTTCATTCACAAGATGATTTTTATCAGATTACTGGTTCATCATCCGCATTAGTTGTTGCTggcacttatttaaaaaattataactcttATTTATGGCAGTTATTTGACTCTATGGAAGAG gTATTGGTTGGTCCAAGAGTTTTAGCAGCTAATAGACTGGCTAAGACACCAGAAAAGTGGGCTGAATATGTTTCTATAAACAGTAGTGGTACTGGTAATAAACAATGGCTTATTGTTCAGCATAAtcataaaactactaaaaacgtTTCTTTATGGGTGGTTGAACAATTACCTGGATTAACTCATGCAAAAGATGTGTCATCTGACCTTGAAGAAGCTGGATACTGGACTAGTTATGGAAGCCCTATTTTTGAG gataTTATAGATTTAGGAGGATATCGCCACCAAGATTTAGAAGATTTTACTGCAGCACGTCTTCTTTTACAACAAGGTCAAGAAAAT
- the LOC142324136 gene encoding putative phospholipase B-like lamina ancestor isoform X2: protein MLKVVGASWTQTRFSTFLIAAVAGLGLVTILFGEIPRDVYDGRYAATVFWNEKSGFRIEFWGQGNDPNAIRRGVARAYYRPDMLTTGWAVLEIETQSNYPDWVQTHAAGLLEGSLSWQLIYWHWQNTIESTCEGRDDFCDEVTSFLENNTAIIRDKANELASIDPFWHQIKLFYSQLDGLEVGWRHAVKRSRQEDNVDIPHTDFLWLNIMSDFKDLEMKMNSSKELNHKPPLSFALLKLLPDKLGQFVMTHATAGRYSSMLRVQKRYKFGLHEFEDPDASLVTGQVMVFTSYPGSLHSQDDFYQITGSSSALVVAGTYLKNYNSYLWQLFDSMEEVLVGPRVLAANRLAKTPEKWAEYVSINSSGTGNKQWLIVQHNHKTTKNVSLWVVEQLPGLTHAKDVSSDLEEAGYWTSYGSPIFEDIIDLGGYRHQDLEDFTAARLLLQQGQENGRLPGWRSGKRSTDPPCKKHCSEADQLWRSK, encoded by the exons ATGCTCAAGGTGGTTGGTGCTTCATGGACGCAAACAAGATTCAGTACTTTTTTGATAGCAGCTGTCGCTGGACTTGGATTAGTTACCATATTGTTCGGAGAAATACCAAG GGATGTTTATGATGGAAGATATGCAGCAACAGTTTTCTGGAATGAAAAATCTGGTTTTAGAATTGAATTCTGGGGTCAAGGGAATGATCCTAATGCAATTAGAAGAGGAGTGGCACGAGCTTACTATCGCCCTGATATGCTGACTACAgg atgGGCTGTTTTGGAAATAGAAACGCAATCAAATTATCCTGACTGGGTTCAAACTCATGCAGCTGGTCTACTTGAGGGAAGTCTTTCATGGCAGCTTATTTACTGGCACTGGCAAAATACTATAGAAAGTACTTGTGAAGGTCGTGATGATTTTTGTGATGAAGTTACatcatttcttgaaaataatacaGCTATTATTAGAGACAAGGCGAATGAATTAGCTTCAATTGATCCTTTCTGGCatcag attaaattattttattcacaattgGACGGTCTTGAAGTTGGATGGCGACATGCCGTTAAAAGAAGCCGTCAAGAAGACAATGTTGATATTCCTCATACTGATTTTTT GTGGTTAAATATAATGAGTGATTtcaaagatttagaaatgaaaatgaattcatctaaagaattaaatcataaacCACCACTGTCATTCGCTTTATTGAAATTATTGCCTGATAAGCTAGGCCAATTTGTTATGACTCATGCTACTGCTGGAcg CTACAGCTCAATGTTAAGAGtacaaaaaagatataaatttggtCTTCATGAATTTGAAGATCCTGATGCGTCTTTAGTAACTGGTCAAGTAATGGTTTTCACATCATATCCTGGATCACTTCATTCACAAGATGATTTTTATCAGATTACTGGTTCATCATCCGCATTAGTTGTTGCTggcacttatttaaaaaattataactcttATTTATGGCAGTTATTTGACTCTATGGAAGAG gTATTGGTTGGTCCAAGAGTTTTAGCAGCTAATAGACTGGCTAAGACACCAGAAAAGTGGGCTGAATATGTTTCTATAAACAGTAGTGGTACTGGTAATAAACAATGGCTTATTGTTCAGCATAAtcataaaactactaaaaacgtTTCTTTATGGGTGGTTGAACAATTACCTGGATTAACTCATGCAAAAGATGTGTCATCTGACCTTGAAGAAGCTGGATACTGGACTAGTTATGGAAGCCCTATTTTTGAG gataTTATAGATTTAGGAGGATATCGCCACCAAGATTTAGAAGATTTTACTGCAGCACGTCTTCTTTTACAACAAGGTCAAGAAAAT
- the LOC142324136 gene encoding putative phospholipase B-like lamina ancestor isoform X1 — MLKVVGASWTQTRFSTFLIAAVAGLGLVTILFGEIPRDVYDGRYAATVFWNEKSGFRIEFWGQGNDPNAIRRGVARAYYRPDMLTTGWAVLEIETQSNYPDWVQTHAAGLLEGSLSWQLIYWHWQNTIESTCEGRDDFCDEVTSFLENNTAIIRDKANELASIDPFWHQIKLFYSQLDGLEVGWRHAVKRSRQEDNVDIPHTDFLWLNIMSDFKDLEMKMNSSKELNHKPPLSFALLKLLPDKLGQFVMTHATAGRYSSMLRVQKRYKFGLHEFEDPDASLVTGQVMVFTSYPGSLHSQDDFYQITGSSSALVVAGTYLKNYNSYLWQLFDSMEEVLVGPRVLAANRLAKTPEKWAEYVSINSSGTGNKQWLIVQHNHKTTKNVSLWVVEQLPGLTHAKDVSSDLEEAGYWTSYGSPIFEDIIDLGGYRHQDLEDFTAARLLLQQGQENVSDITSMLELMRSPDISLFGRGDLLSYDQTTPSSTPSTSPFSSSSNNISNNTSSSVAGTISSTNQNNSNKLPKAPLDLGLYATNNYYRQHHLKGSFRDIFKKIIAAKKIREELSDNSIGNDSDSGEDLKSEEEKQIIKVSMKNKTMLNMFQRQPQIKVIKPHNGISTVQNKDLTGVIDFKITQGNGETFFAAAGPLYSITKGPIIIEPFQWSKSPVKDLPHNGQSDSWQFEPVEPNWVWTIRH, encoded by the exons ATGCTCAAGGTGGTTGGTGCTTCATGGACGCAAACAAGATTCAGTACTTTTTTGATAGCAGCTGTCGCTGGACTTGGATTAGTTACCATATTGTTCGGAGAAATACCAAG GGATGTTTATGATGGAAGATATGCAGCAACAGTTTTCTGGAATGAAAAATCTGGTTTTAGAATTGAATTCTGGGGTCAAGGGAATGATCCTAATGCAATTAGAAGAGGAGTGGCACGAGCTTACTATCGCCCTGATATGCTGACTACAgg atgGGCTGTTTTGGAAATAGAAACGCAATCAAATTATCCTGACTGGGTTCAAACTCATGCAGCTGGTCTACTTGAGGGAAGTCTTTCATGGCAGCTTATTTACTGGCACTGGCAAAATACTATAGAAAGTACTTGTGAAGGTCGTGATGATTTTTGTGATGAAGTTACatcatttcttgaaaataatacaGCTATTATTAGAGACAAGGCGAATGAATTAGCTTCAATTGATCCTTTCTGGCatcag attaaattattttattcacaattgGACGGTCTTGAAGTTGGATGGCGACATGCCGTTAAAAGAAGCCGTCAAGAAGACAATGTTGATATTCCTCATACTGATTTTTT GTGGTTAAATATAATGAGTGATTtcaaagatttagaaatgaaaatgaattcatctaaagaattaaatcataaacCACCACTGTCATTCGCTTTATTGAAATTATTGCCTGATAAGCTAGGCCAATTTGTTATGACTCATGCTACTGCTGGAcg CTACAGCTCAATGTTAAGAGtacaaaaaagatataaatttggtCTTCATGAATTTGAAGATCCTGATGCGTCTTTAGTAACTGGTCAAGTAATGGTTTTCACATCATATCCTGGATCACTTCATTCACAAGATGATTTTTATCAGATTACTGGTTCATCATCCGCATTAGTTGTTGCTggcacttatttaaaaaattataactcttATTTATGGCAGTTATTTGACTCTATGGAAGAG gTATTGGTTGGTCCAAGAGTTTTAGCAGCTAATAGACTGGCTAAGACACCAGAAAAGTGGGCTGAATATGTTTCTATAAACAGTAGTGGTACTGGTAATAAACAATGGCTTATTGTTCAGCATAAtcataaaactactaaaaacgtTTCTTTATGGGTGGTTGAACAATTACCTGGATTAACTCATGCAAAAGATGTGTCATCTGACCTTGAAGAAGCTGGATACTGGACTAGTTATGGAAGCCCTATTTTTGAG gataTTATAGATTTAGGAGGATATCGCCACCAAGATTTAGAAGATTTTACTGCAGCACGTCTTCTTTTACAACAAGGTCAAGAAAATGTGAGTGATATAACATCAATGTTAGAGCTAATGCGAAGTCCAGATATATCTTTATTTGGTCGTGGTGACTTGCTTTCATATGATCAAACAACGCCTTCCTCTACTCCTTCCACATCtcctttttcttcttcatcaAATAATATTTCCAATAACACCTCTTCATCAGTTGCAGGTACCATTTCATcaacaaatcaaaataacagtaataaattaccaaaagcACCCTTAGATCTCGGGCTTTATGCAACTAATAATTACTACCGACAACATCACTTAAAAGGTAGttttagagatatttttaaaaaaataatagctgcaaaaaaaattagagaagaaTTATCAGATAATTCAATCGGTAATGATAGTGACAGCGGCGAAGATTTAAAAAGTGAAgaggaaaaacaaataataaaagtatcgatgaaaaataaaactatgttaaataTGTTTCAGAGGCAACcacaaattaaagttattaaaccacATAATGGCATTAGCACtgtacaaaataaagatttaactggtgtgatagattttaaaataactcaaGGTAATGGTGAAACATTTTTTGCAGCAGCTGGACCGTTATATAGTATTACTAAAGGACCTATTATTATTGAACCTTTTCAATGGTCAAAAAGCCCTGTTAAAGATTTACCACATAATGGTCAGTCTGATAGCTGGCAGTTTGAGCCGGTTGAACCGAATTGGGTTTGGACCATACGTcattaa